From Puntigrus tetrazona isolate hp1 chromosome 8, ASM1883169v1, whole genome shotgun sequence, the proteins below share one genomic window:
- the csgalnact1b gene encoding chondroitin sulfate N-acetylgalactosaminyltransferase 1, whose amino-acid sequence MQRRRFLGKRLASALLFCSLLLLYLQACRSPRGTRSRRPPGDDAPESVLRQHERRFLQRSRNLTRLISELRAELQRPVELREQDQAELEELLRKQLRRTELFGGERLPSEFAVLPFETFTLRRVYQLESGLTRLPVESPLRPDRRNELNEALEAALHLLNQPQQRRVYSPQHFYEGIFRTERDKGTLYELAFRESASPDFRRLVFFRPFAPLMKVKEEVMDASQILVNVIVPLADAVDAFRRFALHFSEACIRQDGRTHLTVVLFGAEKMHEVKGIVDAMSRRMKYRNVTLIRLNEAFSRRRGLDIGARAWKKSNVLLLFCDVNVRFSADFLDSCRMNAQAGKKVFYPVMFSLYNPEVIYGQHIPSAEDQLVIRKDLGFWKDLDFGTTCQYRSDFINAGGFVKGGAAGDLHLYRKFLHSRLVVVRAPWRGLFDVWHPTVCHAHAPGETFELCLREKALKQASHGQLGHILFRQQINDHLHKYKQHGIKP is encoded by the exons ATGCAGAGGCGCCGGTTTCTGGGCAAGCGCCTGGCTTCAGCGCTGCTCTTCTGCTCGCTTCTGCTCCTGTATCTCCAGGCCTGCAGGTCTCCGAGAGGAACCCGCTCCAGACGTCCCCCGGGAGACGACGCGCCGGAGTCCGTCCTGCGGCAGCACGAGCGACGCTTCCTCCAGCGCAGCAGGAACCTGACCAGGCTGATCTCGGAGCTGAGAGCCGAGCTGCAGAGACCCGTGGAGCTCCGGGAGCAGGACCAGGCCGAGCTGGAGGAGCTCCTGAGGAAGCAGCTCCGCCGCACCGAGCTCTTCGGCGGAGAGCGGCTGCCCAGCGAGTTTGCCGTGCTGCCGTTCGAGACCTTCACCCTCCGCCGGGTCTACCAGCTGGAGAGCGGCCTGACCAGGCTCCCGGTGGAGAGTCCGCTTCGTCCGGACCGCAGGAACGAGCTGAACGAGGCGCTGGAAGCGGCGCTGCATCTCCTGAACCAGCCCCAGCAGCGCAGGGTTTACTCTCCTCAACACTTCTATGAAG GAATCTTTCGCACGGAGAGGGACAAAGGAACGCTGTATGAGCTGGCCTTCAGAGAAAGCGCTTCTCCAGACTTCAGGAGGCTGGTGTTCTTCCGTCCCTTCGCTCCTCTGATGAAGGTGAAGGAGGAGGTGATGGACGCCTCTCAGATCCTCGTCAATGTGATCGTGCCGCTGGCCGACGCAGTGGACGCTTTCAGGCGATTCGCGCTGCATTTCAG TGAAGCTTGCATTCGTCAGGACGGACGGACGCATCTCACCGTGGTGCTGTTTGGGGCCGAAAAGATGCATGAAGTCAAAGGAATTGTGGATGCAATGTCGAG GAGGATGAAGTACAGGAACGTGACTCTGATCCGTCTGAACGAAGCCTTCTCCAGACGACGAGGTCTAGACATCGGAGCTCGAGCCTGGAAGAAAAGCAACGTCCTGCTGTTGTTCTGTGACGTGAACGTTCGCTTCAGCGCGGACTTCCTGGACTCCTGCCGCATGAACGCTCAAGCAG GTAAAAAGGTGTTTTATCCGGTGATGTTCAGCCTGTATAATCCAGAGGTCATCTATGGTCAACACATCCCTTCTGCTGAAGATCAGCTG GTGATCAGGAAAGACTTGGGCTTCTGGAAGGATCTGGACTTCGGGACGACGTGCCAGTACAGATCGGACTTCATCAACGCAG GTGGCTTTGTGAAAGGCGGAGCCGCGGGAGATCTTCACCTCTACAGGAAGTTCCTCCACAGCAGGCTGGTGGTGGTCCGCGCTCCGTGGCGAGGCCTGTTTGACGTGTGGCACCCCACCGTCTGTCACGCGCACGCTCCCGGAGAGACCTTCGAGCTGTGTCTGCGGGAGAAAGCGCTGAAGCAGGCGTCTCACGGTCAGCTGGGACACATCCTCTTCCGCCAGCAGATCAACGATCATCTGCACAAATACAAGCAGCACGGTATCAAGCCGTGA